In Desulfofundulus kuznetsovii DSM 6115, the following are encoded in one genomic region:
- the folP gene encoding dihydropteroate synthase — translation MPVQVRNIEIKNRAQALEEIAAVGADQAGCRLMAPKAVHRVLKISGLTPVQANILKQEMLAKGGEAAVARGVVEHAVDKTDVLLMGTLKQFDALLAKLKLQPFGLAALAEEIRRVLQHLEGRPARRLSCRGKELVLGERTLVMGILNVTPDSFSDGGRFSDPSRAVEHAHRLVEDGADIIDLGGESTRPGHTPVTAEEEMRRVIPVLEKLVQEISVPISVDTTKAAVAREALEIGAHIINDQWALRADPEMAAVVARYDAPVILMHNQKGTEYKDLMGDIIRFFRESIALALEAGISPEKIIIDPGIGFGKTVEQNLEVMNRLSELACLGLPVLLGTSRKSMIGKTLDLPVDQRVEGTAATVAVGIAAGVDIVRVHDVREMVRVARMTDAMVRRKPARCACGEE, via the coding sequence TTGCCCGTACAGGTACGGAATATTGAAATAAAAAACCGGGCCCAGGCCCTGGAGGAAATAGCTGCAGTGGGGGCGGACCAGGCCGGCTGCCGGTTGATGGCCCCCAAGGCGGTCCACCGGGTTTTAAAGATCAGCGGCCTGACCCCGGTCCAGGCCAACATTCTCAAGCAGGAAATGCTGGCTAAAGGTGGGGAGGCGGCCGTGGCCCGGGGGGTAGTCGAACATGCGGTGGACAAAACCGATGTGCTGCTCATGGGCACCCTGAAGCAGTTTGACGCCCTGCTGGCCAAGCTCAAGCTCCAGCCCTTCGGCCTCGCTGCCCTGGCGGAGGAGATCCGCCGCGTCCTGCAGCACCTGGAGGGCCGGCCCGCCAGAAGGCTGAGCTGCCGGGGAAAGGAACTGGTGCTGGGGGAAAGGACCCTGGTCATGGGCATACTCAACGTAACCCCCGATTCCTTTTCCGACGGCGGCAGGTTCAGCGATCCATCGCGGGCGGTGGAGCATGCCCACCGGCTGGTGGAGGACGGGGCTGATATTATCGATCTGGGCGGGGAATCCACCCGGCCGGGGCACACGCCGGTAACGGCGGAGGAAGAAATGCGCCGGGTAATCCCGGTTCTGGAAAAGCTGGTGCAGGAGATCTCCGTGCCCATATCCGTTGATACCACCAAGGCCGCGGTGGCCCGGGAGGCCCTGGAAATTGGCGCCCACATCATCAACGACCAGTGGGCCCTGCGGGCCGATCCTGAAATGGCGGCGGTGGTGGCCCGCTACGATGCCCCCGTGATCCTCATGCACAACCAGAAGGGTACGGAGTATAAGGACCTGATGGGGGATATCATCCGCTTCTTCCGGGAAAGCATCGCCCTGGCCCTGGAGGCTGGCATAAGCCCTGAAAAAATCATTATCGACCCGGGGATTGGTTTTGGCAAAACCGTGGAGCAAAACCTGGAGGTTATGAACCGGCTTTCCGAACTGGCCTGCCTGGGGCTGCCGGTGCTGCTGGGGACATCCCGGAAGTCAATGATCGGCAAGACTTTGGACCTGCCCGTGGACCAGCGGGTGGAGGGTACGGCGGCCACGGTGGCCGTTGGCATTGCCGCCGGGGTGGACATCGTCCGGGTGCACGATGTCAGGGAAATGGTGCGGGTGGCCCGCATGACCGACGCCATGGTGCGCCGAAAGCCCGCGCGCTGTGCCTGCGGGGAAGAATAA
- the folK gene encoding 2-amino-4-hydroxy-6-hydroxymethyldihydropteridine diphosphokinase, with protein sequence MEVIAYIGLGSNMGGKKANLKAALELLGRVPGVKILRVAPFYRTEPVGYTDQDWFVNTVAEVETTLSPRELLAACLEVENRLGRVRGVRWGPRVIDLDLLLYNGEVIDEPALVVPHPRMHERAFVLVPLADLAPDLVIPGRGGVRELLAGVDRQGVEQLEKSEGWPFRKAGG encoded by the coding sequence ATGGAAGTTATAGCCTATATCGGCCTGGGATCGAACATGGGGGGGAAGAAAGCCAATTTAAAGGCTGCCCTGGAACTGCTGGGCCGGGTGCCGGGGGTTAAAATTTTGAGGGTGGCCCCCTTTTACCGCACCGAACCGGTAGGTTATACGGACCAGGACTGGTTTGTCAATACCGTGGCGGAAGTGGAAACCACCCTCTCCCCCCGGGAATTGCTGGCCGCCTGCCTGGAAGTGGAGAACCGCCTGGGGAGAGTGCGGGGTGTGCGCTGGGGCCCCCGGGTGATTGACCTGGACCTGCTCCTTTACAACGGGGAGGTCATTGATGAACCCGCTCTCGTGGTTCCCCACCCGCGCATGCACGAGCGCGCCTTTGTCCTGGTGCCCCTGGCCGACCTGGCGCCGGATCTGGTCATCCCGGGCCGGGGCGGGGTGAGGGAGCTGCTGGCCGGCGTTGACCGGCAGGGGGTGGAACAACTGGAGAAAAGTGAAGGCTGGCCGTTCCGGAAGGCCGGCGGATAA
- a CDS encoding thioesterase family protein, translating into MAGELKIGLRGEAVTRVTEDNTALAYGSGGARVFATPAMIGLMEKAALSSVDPLLEPGQITVGIRVDVEHLAATPIGMEVVARSELVEIDGKRLVFRVEARDEQELIGRGTHERFIVNQERFLSRTAAKLKTTS; encoded by the coding sequence ATGGCGGGAGAACTAAAGATTGGTTTGCGGGGTGAAGCTGTTACCCGGGTGACGGAGGACAATACCGCCCTGGCTTACGGCAGCGGCGGGGCAAGGGTTTTTGCCACTCCCGCGATGATTGGCCTGATGGAGAAGGCGGCTCTGTCTTCAGTGGACCCCCTGCTGGAACCCGGGCAGATCACCGTGGGTATCCGGGTGGATGTGGAGCACCTGGCCGCCACGCCCATCGGTATGGAGGTTGTTGCCCGCTCGGAACTGGTGGAAATTGACGGCAAACGGCTGGTGTTCCGGGTGGAAGCCCGCGACGAACAGGAGTTGATCGGCCGCGGTACCCATGAGCGCTTTATTGTAAACCAGGAGCGTTTTCTTTCCCGGACGGCGGCAAAGCTTAAAACCACCTCTTAA
- a CDS encoding HD domain-containing protein yields MGPLQRVGRIIGDDFYRYCLEQNAVREVDRPFCRHDFQHMLDVARISYILMVEGNQLSEFIGQNRLGSHQAAKEVVYAAGLLHDIARWQQYDTGEDHALAGARLARPVLERAGFLPHEIEVIARAIAAHRRGEPRGGLLGRLLCRADDLARPCALCAARGQCYKAGSMDTLRETLVY; encoded by the coding sequence GTGGGTCCGTTGCAGCGGGTGGGACGGATTATTGGGGATGATTTTTACCGCTACTGCCTGGAGCAGAACGCGGTCCGGGAAGTGGACAGGCCTTTTTGTCGCCACGATTTTCAGCATATGCTGGATGTGGCCCGGATCAGTTATATTTTAATGGTGGAAGGCAACCAGCTTTCCGAATTCATTGGCCAGAACCGGCTGGGTAGCCACCAGGCGGCCAAGGAGGTGGTTTATGCTGCCGGCCTGTTGCACGATATCGCCCGCTGGCAGCAGTATGACACCGGGGAAGACCACGCCCTGGCGGGGGCGCGCCTGGCCCGCCCGGTGCTGGAACGGGCGGGGTTTCTGCCCCACGAAATTGAGGTGATTGCCCGGGCTATTGCCGCCCACCGCCGGGGAGAGCCCCGGGGAGGGTTGCTGGGGCGCCTCTTATGCCGGGCCGATGACCTGGCCCGCCCCTGTGCCCTTTGTGCCGCCCGCGGTCAATGCTACAAGGCTGGAAGTATGGACACCCTGCGGGAGACGCTGGTTTATTGA
- a CDS encoding nucleotidyltransferase domain-containing protein produces MVLCTGDFPCRKRNAHRFAGWPLACWLKEKKRKEIIFAYAFGSFLEEAAFRDIDIGVYLQKDTIPREKALEYELSLGAELEREIHYPVDIKVLNYAPVTLCHSVTGGKMLFSRDDEVRYEWVEKTWDVYLDMQYFLRNSLRDLLLSPGQPDRKRK; encoded by the coding sequence ATGGTTTTATGTACAGGCGATTTTCCCTGCCGGAAAAGGAACGCCCATCGATTTGCCGGCTGGCCACTCGCCTGCTGGCTAAAAGAAAAGAAAAGAAAAGAAATTATCTTCGCCTACGCCTTTGGTTCTTTTCTGGAAGAAGCTGCCTTCCGGGATATTGACATAGGAGTATATTTGCAAAAAGATACCATCCCCCGGGAAAAAGCTCTCGAATACGAACTTTCCCTGGGTGCGGAACTGGAGCGGGAAATACATTACCCGGTGGATATAAAGGTGTTAAATTATGCTCCCGTAACCCTGTGCCATTCGGTTACCGGCGGCAAGATGCTTTTCAGCCGTGACGACGAGGTACGGTATGAATGGGTGGAAAAGACCTGGGATGTGTACCTCGACATGCAATATTTTTTACGCAATTCCCTGCGGGATTTGTTGCTGTCACCGGGACAGCCGGACCGGAAAAGGAAGTGA
- a CDS encoding DUF134 domain-containing protein, with translation MSRPPKCRRVEFLPRLTFFKPAGVPLRDLEEVGLTVEELEAIRLKDLLGLEQEACAERMGVSRPTYHRILSAARAKVAEALVNGKAIRVEGGNFQLVMRRFHCENCGHEWELPCGQGPRGSEMVCPSCGSTEFYRIDQDGRPFRCQRWEKCSKQDGLLENG, from the coding sequence ATGTCCAGACCGCCGAAATGCCGACGGGTGGAGTTTTTGCCCCGGCTTACCTTCTTCAAGCCGGCGGGGGTTCCCCTGCGAGACCTGGAAGAGGTGGGCCTGACAGTTGAGGAACTGGAAGCGATACGCTTGAAGGATTTGTTGGGTTTGGAGCAGGAGGCCTGTGCAGAAAGGATGGGTGTTTCCCGTCCAACCTACCACCGCATCTTAAGCGCCGCCCGGGCCAAGGTGGCCGAGGCACTGGTCAACGGCAAGGCCATCCGGGTGGAGGGCGGCAACTTCCAGCTGGTTATGCGCCGTTTTCACTGCGAGAATTGCGGCCACGAATGGGAGCTGCCCTGCGGTCAGGGCCCCCGGGGATCGGAGATGGTTTGTCCCAGCTGTGGGAGCACCGAGTTCTACCGTATCGACCAGGACGGCAGGCCCTTCCGCTGCCAGCGCTGGGAAAAGTGCAGCAAACAGGACGGACTGTTGGAAAACGGGTAG
- a CDS encoding PaaI family thioesterase, translating into MNDEHVTLPRELKEWLLNDPFPRLLGVEIVELEPGYSRVRLKVTEHMTNIHGITHGGVIFTVADVAFGIASNSRGVPAVGINMNISYLKKSVPGDELVATAREENLTRHTGLYRITVENQRGELLAVASGLVYRRSRQKET; encoded by the coding sequence ATGAACGATGAACATGTCACCCTGCCGCGGGAGTTGAAAGAGTGGCTCTTAAACGATCCTTTCCCCAGGTTGCTGGGAGTGGAAATAGTGGAGCTTGAACCCGGTTATTCCCGGGTCAGGTTGAAGGTGACGGAGCATATGACCAACATTCACGGCATTACCCATGGCGGGGTCATTTTTACCGTGGCCGATGTGGCTTTTGGTATCGCCAGTAATTCCCGGGGTGTGCCAGCCGTTGGTATAAATATGAACATCAGCTATTTAAAGAAAAGTGTTCCCGGCGATGAACTGGTGGCTACCGCCCGGGAGGAAAATTTAACCCGCCATACCGGGTTGTACCGGATCACCGTGGAGAACCAGCGGGGGGAACTGCTGGCTGTGGCTTCGGGCCTGGTCTACCGGCGGAGCCGGCAAAAGGAAACCTGA
- the hepT gene encoding type VII toxin-antitoxin system HepT family RNase toxin, with product MGLDRERIMAKISYIREQVASINELLNSKKKEDILMDPWLVKGLKYSLQTAVEAMIDLAYHIAAKRFGHAPGDARDAMRVLFEGGLITRDRLMIYSAMIGFRNRVVHGYQEVSAEKVYAIARKELGDFEKFIREIGAVLEEEDREQMLPAD from the coding sequence GTGGGCCTGGATCGTGAACGGATAATGGCCAAAATCAGCTATATACGGGAACAGGTGGCCAGCATCAATGAGTTGTTGAATAGCAAAAAAAAAGAAGACATATTAATGGACCCCTGGCTGGTCAAAGGCTTAAAATATTCCCTGCAAACAGCGGTGGAAGCAATGATCGATCTGGCCTACCATATTGCAGCCAAAAGATTCGGTCATGCCCCGGGAGATGCCAGGGATGCCATGCGCGTACTTTTTGAAGGTGGATTGATTACCAGGGATAGATTGATGATCTATTCAGCGATGATTGGTTTTCGCAACCGTGTCGTCCATGGCTATCAGGAAGTTTCCGCCGAAAAGGTATATGCAATTGCACGAAAAGAACTTGGTGATTTTGAAAAGTTTATTCGCGAAATCGGGGCTGTACTGGAAGAGGAAGATAGGGAACAGATGTTACCGGCTGATTAA
- a CDS encoding formate--tetrahydrofolate ligase, protein MPYDATKMADWQIAEEAEKNMPTPDEWREKLGLEKDEVIPYGRICKLDFMKIIERLKDRPNGKYINVTAITPTPLGEGKTTTTIGLVEGLGKRGKNVGCAIRQPSGGPTFNIKGTAAGGGNALAIPMTEFSLGLTGDLNDIMNAHNLAMVALTSRMQHERNYDDAELAKRNLRRLNIDPTRVEMGWTIDFCAQALRNIIIGIGGRMDGYMMQSKFQIAVSSELMAILAVANDLKDLRERIGNIIVAFDMKGNPVTTSDLEVAGAMTAFMRNTINPTLISTVEYQPVLVHAGPFANIAIGQSSIIADRIGLKMFDYHVTESGFAADIGFEKFWNVKCRMSGLVPNVSVIVATIRALKMHGGGPKVVPGRPIPEEYTRENLPLLEKGIENLIHHIGIVKKAGINPVVCINSFYTDTPEEIKLVRRLVEQAGARCAVSEHWLKGGEGALELADAVIDACNDPVDFKFLYPLEMPLRQRVEIIAREVYGADGVVWTPEAEAKAKMIEENPAYRDFATMMVKTHLSLSHDPNLKGVPKGWVLPVRDVLIFAGAKFLCPMTGTISLMPGTSSDPAFRRIDVDVNTGKVIGLF, encoded by the coding sequence ATGCCTTACGATGCCACCAAGATGGCGGACTGGCAAATTGCCGAAGAAGCAGAAAAGAATATGCCTACTCCCGATGAGTGGCGGGAAAAGCTGGGCCTGGAGAAGGATGAGGTCATTCCCTACGGCAGAATCTGCAAGCTTGATTTCATGAAGATCATCGAGCGTCTGAAAGACAGGCCGAACGGCAAGTACATCAATGTTACGGCCATTACTCCCACTCCCCTGGGAGAGGGTAAGACAACCACCACGATCGGCCTGGTCGAAGGTCTGGGTAAGAGGGGCAAGAATGTAGGCTGCGCCATCCGTCAGCCGTCGGGCGGTCCCACTTTTAACATTAAAGGTACGGCAGCCGGCGGCGGCAACGCTCTGGCCATCCCCATGACCGAGTTTTCCTTGGGTCTGACGGGCGACCTCAACGATATCATGAATGCCCACAACCTGGCCATGGTGGCCCTTACTTCCCGCATGCAGCACGAGCGCAACTACGATGATGCCGAGCTGGCCAAGCGGAACCTGCGCCGCCTGAATATCGACCCCACCAGGGTGGAAATGGGCTGGACCATCGACTTCTGTGCCCAGGCGCTGCGCAACATCATCATCGGTATCGGCGGCCGGATGGACGGCTATATGATGCAGTCCAAGTTCCAGATTGCCGTCAGCTCCGAGCTCATGGCCATTCTGGCGGTGGCGAACGATCTAAAAGACCTGCGCGAACGCATAGGCAACATCATCGTGGCCTTCGATATGAAGGGCAACCCGGTTACCACCAGTGACCTGGAAGTGGCCGGCGCCATGACCGCCTTCATGCGCAACACCATCAACCCCACCCTGATCTCCACTGTGGAGTACCAGCCCGTGCTGGTGCATGCCGGTCCCTTTGCCAATATTGCCATTGGCCAGTCGTCGATTATTGCCGACCGGATCGGGCTGAAGATGTTCGACTACCACGTTACCGAGAGCGGTTTTGCCGCCGACATCGGTTTCGAGAAATTCTGGAACGTCAAGTGCCGCATGAGCGGTTTGGTGCCCAACGTTTCCGTAATAGTGGCAACCATCCGCGCTCTGAAGATGCATGGCGGCGGGCCGAAGGTCGTGCCGGGCCGGCCGATCCCCGAAGAGTACACCAGGGAAAACCTGCCGTTGCTGGAGAAAGGCATCGAGAACCTGATCCACCACATCGGCATTGTCAAGAAGGCCGGCATCAACCCGGTGGTCTGCATCAACTCCTTCTATACCGACACACCCGAAGAAATCAAGCTGGTACGCCGTCTGGTAGAGCAGGCCGGCGCCCGCTGCGCGGTGTCCGAGCACTGGCTCAAGGGCGGCGAAGGCGCGCTGGAACTGGCCGATGCCGTCATCGATGCCTGCAATGACCCGGTGGACTTCAAGTTCCTTTACCCGCTGGAAATGCCGCTGCGGCAGAGGGTGGAGATTATCGCCAGGGAAGTTTACGGAGCCGACGGTGTAGTCTGGACTCCGGAAGCGGAAGCCAAGGCCAAGATGATTGAAGAAAACCCCGCCTACCGTGACTTTGCCACCATGATGGTGAAGACGCACTTGAGCTTGAGCCACGATCCAAATCTCAAAGGCGTACCCAAGGGTTGGGTTCTGCCGGTGCGTGACGTTTTAATCTTTGCCGGTGCCAAGTTCCTCTGCCCGATGACCGGTACCATCAGCCTGATGCCCGGAACCAGTTCCGACCCGGCTTTCCGGAGAATAGACGTGGACGTAAATACCGGAAAGGTCATCGGCCTCTTCTAA
- the ndk gene encoding nucleoside-diphosphate kinase, which produces MERTFVMIKPDGVQRNLVGNIIACFEKKGLKIVGLKMMRIPRDLAEKHYGEHKDKPFFGPLVEYITSGPVVAMVLEGKDAVSTVREMMGATNPLKAAPGTIRATYGMDIGRNVVHGSDSPASAEREINLFFSPEELVDYRRDVDRWIYE; this is translated from the coding sequence ATGGAACGGACCTTTGTAATGATTAAACCCGATGGTGTACAGCGAAACCTGGTAGGGAATATTATTGCCTGTTTTGAGAAGAAAGGGCTGAAGATTGTCGGCCTGAAAATGATGCGCATCCCGCGGGACCTGGCGGAAAAACATTACGGAGAACATAAAGACAAGCCCTTCTTTGGCCCTCTGGTCGAGTACATTACCTCGGGGCCCGTGGTGGCCATGGTGCTGGAAGGGAAGGATGCGGTCTCTACGGTACGGGAAATGATGGGAGCTACCAATCCCTTGAAGGCGGCTCCCGGGACGATTCGGGCCACTTACGGCATGGACATTGGCCGCAACGTGGTCCACGGTTCCGATTCCCCGGCCAGTGCGGAGCGGGAAATCAACCTTTTCTTTTCCCCGGAAGAACTGGTGGACTACCGGCGGGATGTGGACCGCTGGATTTATGAATAG
- the folB gene encoding dihydroneopterin aldolase, protein MDRLILKGMEFYGHHGVLPEEQRLGQRFIVDVELFLDLAPAGRTDDPEQTVNYARVFRLVEEVVTGAPCRLIEAVAEKVAGAILEHFPVSEVLVRVKKPGAPVAGHFEYMGVEIHRRR, encoded by the coding sequence GTGGACCGCTTAATTTTAAAAGGTATGGAATTTTACGGACATCACGGCGTTTTGCCCGAGGAGCAAAGACTGGGCCAGCGGTTTATTGTCGATGTGGAATTGTTCCTGGACCTGGCTCCCGCCGGCAGGACCGACGATCCGGAACAGACGGTGAACTATGCCCGGGTTTTCCGGCTGGTGGAGGAAGTGGTTACCGGTGCTCCCTGCCGTCTGATTGAGGCGGTGGCGGAAAAGGTGGCCGGTGCCATCCTGGAACATTTTCCGGTAAGCGAGGTGCTGGTTCGGGTAAAGAAACCCGGCGCCCCGGTGGCCGGTCATTTTGAATACATGGGCGTGGAGATCCACCGCCGGCGCTGA
- a CDS encoding helix-turn-helix domain-containing protein, which produces MSDQVRKGWGRDFFQAPNEIFDRRDINVYAKAVYLYLCRRADDDSQAFPTYARIAADVGGSPRTVRRAIEALIAAGLLLKEARYDRCSFQTSNLYTLIRPSTVPEPGPKGTLPVKDTADAEPRTESPAASGCSEDVSRNHPGCSGGTGGVLCENTPGGLVDQPGWSVGPSGMVREATKQYPSEEYPGEEDPSVRPSVHHLEMPGRKRLTDRRIDFVNFQPLIRYYAERFGANARQVVMAMLAVEAQLDKGTVITNHQAYFEKTLQHLVEEQIFRNLFVASGSDAAASPSKAFWPTRMPLPGLA; this is translated from the coding sequence ATGTCAGACCAGGTAAGAAAAGGATGGGGACGTGACTTCTTCCAGGCCCCCAACGAGATTTTCGACCGGCGGGACATCAACGTCTACGCCAAGGCGGTCTACCTGTACCTTTGCCGTCGGGCCGACGATGACAGCCAAGCCTTCCCCACCTACGCCCGCATCGCGGCAGACGTGGGGGGTTCCCCCAGGACCGTTCGCCGGGCCATTGAGGCCCTCATAGCCGCCGGATTATTGCTGAAAGAGGCGCGTTACGACCGGTGCAGCTTCCAGACATCCAACCTTTACACCTTGATTCGCCCTTCCACTGTGCCCGAACCAGGGCCAAAGGGGACGCTTCCCGTTAAGGATACGGCGGATGCGGAACCGCGAACAGAATCCCCGGCTGCCTCTGGCTGCAGCGAGGATGTTTCCCGGAACCACCCGGGGTGTTCCGGCGGAACAGGCGGGGTGCTCTGTGAGAACACCCCGGGTGGACTGGTAGACCAGCCAGGGTGGTCTGTGGGGCCATCCGGGATGGTCAGAGAGGCCACCAAACAATACCCAAGTGAAGAATACCCAGGGGAAGAAGATCCATCAGTCCGTCCGTCAGTCCATCATCTAGAGATGCCGGGACGGAAAAGACTGACGGACAGACGGATTGACTTTGTCAACTTCCAACCGCTCATCCGCTACTACGCGGAGAGGTTTGGTGCCAATGCAAGGCAGGTGGTGATGGCCATGCTCGCGGTAGAAGCGCAGTTGGACAAAGGTACCGTGATAACCAACCACCAGGCGTATTTCGAGAAGACCCTGCAGCACCTGGTAGAGGAGCAGATTTTCCGTAACCTCTTTGTTGCCAGCGGAAGCGACGCCGCCGCGTCGCCATCTAAAGCCTTCTGGCCCACAAGGATGCCGCTCCCTGGTCTAGCCTAG
- a CDS encoding AAA family ATPase yields the protein MKKEKLFPLGGPVSEEDIVDRENFLSSLTNRLLEGQSITLAGPRRIGKTSLALEVLRRLRKEGCYTAFVDMFRISDRRDFALSIIDACLENRTGIRKTVSELIGNIKNIAGSASLALKLRDLEIDFRLLERDRDESRLLDYALDLPDELARKEKKQMVVVFDEFQEASRVAGGEIYKKMRAHFQMHKNVSYLFLGSKEDLMKNIFASSKQAFYRFALTLPIPPIPEDAWIEYIARKFASAGLTADEDSVREIVKLTGGHPQDTMIVCSEVYHFLLEASEKKLSLETVRIGYERALYALSPLFDRIIDELNETPHSGKVLKRITRGERAYSRKEHPNEVKRAIDFLMTKGVIEKSGRGVYKFTEPMFQEYILRELS from the coding sequence ATGAAAAAAGAAAAACTATTCCCCCTGGGGGGGCCGGTTTCCGAGGAAGATATAGTCGACCGGGAAAACTTCTTGAGTTCCCTTACAAACAGGCTTCTCGAAGGCCAGAGCATTACACTGGCTGGCCCGCGCAGGATAGGAAAAACTTCCCTCGCGCTGGAGGTTTTGAGGAGGCTGAGAAAAGAAGGGTGCTACACGGCATTCGTGGACATGTTCCGCATTTCTGACAGGCGCGACTTCGCCCTGTCCATCATCGACGCATGCCTGGAGAACAGAACGGGAATCAGGAAAACGGTAAGTGAGCTCATCGGAAACATCAAAAACATTGCAGGTTCGGCCAGTTTGGCGCTCAAGTTGAGGGATCTCGAAATCGACTTCCGCCTCTTGGAAAGGGACCGGGACGAAAGCAGGTTGCTCGACTATGCCCTGGACCTGCCCGATGAATTGGCCAGAAAAGAAAAGAAGCAAATGGTGGTAGTCTTTGACGAATTCCAGGAAGCCTCTCGGGTCGCCGGCGGGGAAATTTACAAGAAGATGAGAGCGCACTTTCAAATGCACAAAAACGTGTCCTACCTTTTCCTGGGTTCCAAAGAAGACCTCATGAAGAACATTTTTGCCAGCAGCAAGCAGGCATTCTACAGGTTTGCCCTAACTCTTCCCATCCCCCCTATTCCGGAAGACGCCTGGATAGAATACATCGCCAGAAAGTTCGCCAGCGCAGGCTTAACAGCTGACGAGGACAGTGTAAGGGAAATTGTGAAGCTTACCGGAGGACACCCACAAGACACCATGATTGTGTGCTCAGAAGTTTATCACTTCCTCCTCGAAGCTTCCGAAAAAAAGCTTTCCCTCGAAACCGTCAGAATTGGGTACGAGCGGGCGTTGTACGCGCTCTCCCCCCTGTTCGACAGGATAATTGATGAATTAAACGAAACCCCCCACTCCGGCAAGGTTTTAAAGAGAATTACCCGGGGGGAAAGAGCTTATTCCCGAAAGGAACACCCTAACGAGGTCAAAAGGGCTATCGATTTCCTGATGACCAAAGGAGTCATAGAAAAAAGCGGGCGCGGAGTGTATAAATTTACTGAACCGATGTTCCAGGAATATATCTTGCGGGAACTATCTTAG
- a CDS encoding nucleotidyltransferase domain-containing protein, which produces MNELVRVNLDPVVEQVKAALQNFPQVAGAYLFGSILGLCRPDSDIDLGLILEPGIVLDSVESDRLEAAISFLLPPYEGHPYDIVLVNPEKPLFAFRVIKEGKLIYARNMERITDVMEYVSRRYADLYPRYRAALEEIFVGVMAGGPGS; this is translated from the coding sequence GTGAACGAACTGGTGCGGGTCAATCTCGATCCGGTGGTTGAGCAGGTTAAGGCAGCACTGCAAAATTTCCCCCAGGTGGCCGGTGCTTATCTGTTTGGCTCCATCCTGGGGCTATGCCGGCCGGATAGTGACATTGACCTGGGCCTGATACTGGAGCCGGGGATAGTACTGGACAGTGTCGAATCGGATCGGCTGGAAGCAGCCATATCCTTTTTGCTTCCGCCTTATGAAGGGCATCCCTATGATATTGTTCTGGTGAACCCGGAGAAGCCGCTTTTTGCTTTTCGGGTGATTAAAGAAGGGAAATTAATCTATGCCAGGAATATGGAGCGCATTACCGATGTAATGGAGTACGTCAGTAGAAGGTATGCCGATTTGTACCCGCGGTACCGGGCGGCGCTGGAAGAAATTTTTGTCGGGGTGATGGCCGGTGGGCCTGGATCGTGA
- a CDS encoding DUF1638 domain-containing protein codes for MPQKILCCGILEKELEYVLQGKEVEIHYLEPGLHVDFDKLGEALVQALNDINEDSVAVVFGLECHPEMERMVTRRGGRVIRAKNCIEMLLGERLAELDAGGRNFYLTAGWLENWRKIFIEGLKWDEIDARQNFGYYDRMLLLDTGIIPFDDEKILEFFDYTRVPVEILPIDLEHFRREVEKLLEEGKS; via the coding sequence ATGCCCCAAAAAATTTTATGCTGCGGCATTCTGGAAAAAGAATTGGAGTACGTCCTGCAAGGGAAAGAAGTTGAAATTCATTACCTGGAACCGGGGCTCCACGTGGACTTCGACAAATTGGGAGAAGCCCTTGTGCAGGCCCTGAACGACATTAACGAAGACAGTGTCGCCGTGGTATTTGGCCTCGAGTGCCACCCGGAAATGGAGCGGATGGTGACCAGGAGGGGCGGGCGGGTCATCCGGGCCAAAAACTGCATTGAGATGCTGCTGGGAGAACGGCTGGCCGAGCTGGATGCCGGGGGCCGCAACTTTTACCTGACCGCCGGCTGGCTGGAGAACTGGCGCAAGATATTCATAGAAGGTTTGAAATGGGACGAGATTGACGCCCGGCAGAATTTCGGTTATTATGACCGTATGCTGCTGCTGGACACCGGGATCATCCCTTTTGACGACGAGAAAATCCTGGAGTTCTTTGATTATACCCGGGTGCCCGTTGAAATACTGCCCATAGATTTGGAACATTTTCGCAGGGAAGTGGAAAAGCTTCTGGAAGAGGGGAAATCATGA